One region of Peromyscus eremicus chromosome 4, PerEre_H2_v1, whole genome shotgun sequence genomic DNA includes:
- the Tnnc2 gene encoding troponin C, skeletal muscle, with translation MTDQQAEARSYLSEEMIAEFKAAFDMFDADGGGDISVKELGTVMRMLGQTPTKEELDAIIEEVDEDGSGTIDFEEFLVMMVRQMKEDAKGKSEEELAECFRIFDRNADGYIDAEELAEIFRASGEHVTDEEIESLMKDGDKNNDGRIDFDEFLKMMEGVQ, from the exons ATG ACGGACCAACAGGCTGAGGCCAGGTCCTACCTCAGCGAGGAGATGATCGCTG AGTTCAAGGCTGCCTTTGACATGTTTGACGCTGATGGTGGCGGGGACATCAGCGTTAAAGAGCTGGGCACGGTGATGAGGATGCTAGGGCAGACGCCCACCAAAGAGGAACTGGATGCCATCATTGAGGAGGTGGACGAGGatg GCAGCGGTACCATCGACTTTGAGGAATTCTTGGTCATGATGGTCCGCCAGATGAAAGAGGATGCGAAGGGGAAGAGCGAAGAGGAGCTGGCGGAGTGTTTCCGCATCTTTGACag GAACGCAGACGGCTACATTGATGCTGAGGAGCTGGCTGAGATTTTCCGGGCTTCTGGGGAGCACGTGACAGATGAGGAGATCGAATCCCTGATGAAGGACGGCGATAAAAACAACGATGGCCGCATTGATTTCGATG AGTTCCTGAAGATGATGGAGGGCGTTCAGTAA
- the Ube2c gene encoding ubiquitin-conjugating enzyme E2 C — MASQNRDPAAASVAAVRKGAEPSGGAARGPVGKRLQQELMTLMMSGDKGISAFPESDNLFKWVGTIHGAAGTVYEDLRYKLSLEFPSGYPYNAPTVKFLTPCYHPNVDTQGNICLDILKDKWSALYDVRTILLSIQSLLGEPNIDSPLNTHAAELWKNPTAFKKYLQETYSKQVTSQEP; from the exons ATGGCCTCGCAGAACCGCGACCCAGCTGCCGCCAGCGTCGCCGCCGTTCGCAAGGGAGCCGAGCCCAGCGGGGGCGCCGCCCGGGGCCCTGTGGGCAAGAG GCTACAGCAGGAGCTGATGACCCTCATG ATGTCTGGTGACAAAGGGATTTCCGCCTTCCCTGAATCAGACAACCTGTTCAAATGGGTAGGGACCATCCATGGAGCAGCCGGTACA GTATATGAAGACCTGAGGTATAAGCTCTCACTCGAGTTCCCCAGTGGATACCCGTACAACGCACCCACGGTCAAGTTCCTCACGCCCTGCTACCACCCCAACGTAGACACCCAGGGTAACATCTGCCTGGACATCCTCAAGGACAAGTGGTCCGCACTCTACGACGTCAGAACCATCTTGCTCTCTATCCAGAGCCTGCTAGGAG AACCCAACATCGATAGCCCTTTGAACACACATGCTGCTGAGCTCTGGAAAAACCCCACAG CATTTAAGAAGTACCTGCAAGAAACGTATTCAAAGCAGGTCACCAGTCAAGAGCCCTGA